The following coding sequences lie in one Hippopotamus amphibius kiboko isolate mHipAmp2 chromosome 7, mHipAmp2.hap2, whole genome shotgun sequence genomic window:
- the MTLN gene encoding mitoregulin, translated as MANVSERTLQLSVLVAFASGVLVGWQANRLRRRYLDWRKKRLQDKLAATQKKLDLA; from the coding sequence ATGGCGAACGTGTCCGAGAGGACGCTGCAGCTGTCCGTGCTGGTGGCCTTCGCCTCCGGAGTGCTGGTGGGCTGGCAGGCAAATCGGCTGCGGCGACGCTACCTGGACTGGAGGAAGAAGAGGCTGCAAGACAAGCTGGCGGCGACGCAGAAGAAGCTGGACCTGGCCTGA